GACCAATGTTGACAAATATATCACTCCTATTTTCCTATCTTGTAATTCATGTGTAGCAAATCAAAGCTGTTAGAGCAGTAATTTATATTAACCTTTCGTGAAAGCCATCACTTATTAAACCCAAAATCTATATgacgattattaagaaataaattaacaagaAAAATAGCGGAAGCGTACCTAAATCCATATTAATAAATTGACACTTGAATCCCTTGGGATTTTGGGGTGGCCTTCTAGGTCAACAGGTATTCACCGATCCTTTGAGAGAGGTTTTTAgtttctctctggtatctttcctgaTGATGGGATATCAGGGAAGAGCTATATTGTGGTATTAGGAAATACAATAACTAAAACGATACCTGTGACTtggggaccataaccctatttataggtaacattccTGTTACCTTTTGGAGCCCTATTTCAGCCCATCATTGAAATAGGAACCCATAAGTTTCTACACATTAAAAGAcccacatcctattagatacattaaacccaaactatatttgatcacttCAATTGGGTTTAACCTTAATTGACAGTTTGcaatacataattattcacttattagtccaatgttggattaaggatccaacaatctcccacttAGACTATATGTGTAACCTTATAAATATGTTTTGCAATTAACCGTATGAGCTCAACTTTACTGTCATTATCACAATGTATCTGTAACCAATTCGGTCCATCAATTACACCAATATAGGATCAAAGTGGCCTTTGTTACAATTTCGTAACTCGACCCATCAATGGTCACATATATCAATGCAATTGAATGACATGAATTATGATGTGGATATGTAGtatgaaaatttcatgtaatgTGATCAAAACATGCCTATTTTCAACTGGTCCACCTTAAATTTTATGACATCAAACCATACCAAAGTTGGAGTgcaaataaatccaaactttatttatgcataaaatatccttaaatccttaataactgaaaaaaaatatcataagagcatttaaaataacaaactCCCACTAAAACTGTACATCATTTAATACGACACCCATATGAGCAGTATACTCATGAAACATTTTGGGTGGCAATCCCTTAGTAAGCGGATCCGCAACCATAGAGTTTGTCTCGATATGCTCTATCGATAACTGTTCATTCTGCACTCTTTCTTTAACAACCAGGAACTTGATATCTATATGTTTAGATTTCATCGAGCTCCTGTTATTATTGGAATATAGGACTGCTGACTTAttgtcacaaaataatttgagtGGTCTTTCAATACTATCTACCACACGTAATCCTGTTACGAAATTTCGCAGCCAAATTCCTTGATTGAATGCCTCATAACAAGCTATAAACTCTGCATCCATAGTGGAAGATGCTATTAGGGACTGTTTAGCACTCTTCCAGGATATGGCACCTCCAGCCAACAAGTACACATAGCTTGACTTGACTTCATAGTATCTTGGCATCCAGCATAATCGGAATCAGTATACCCAACGATCTCTAACTCATCTGACTTCCGATACGCGAGCATGTAGTCTTTTGTTTTCTGTAGATACCGTAAGACCCGTTTGGTTGCTTTCCAATGATCTAATCCAGGATTACTCAAATATCTACCCAACATCCCAGTAATGTACGCAATATTCGGACGCGTACATACTTGAGCATACACTAGACTCCGTACTGCTGAGGCATAAGGAATCTTTTGCATCTCTCTTTCCTCAAAAGCATTCTTAGGACACTGTTCAAGACTAAGTTTGTCTCCTTTAGTCACAGGAGTGTCACCTGGTTTACAATTTTATATGTCATATTTTTTAAGAACCTTTTCGATATAACCCTTTTGTGATAGTCTTAAAATACCCCGAGAGCGATCACGGTGTATCTGTATGCCTAACACAAAAGATGCATCACCAagatctttcatttcaaaatttttagttagaaatttcttgatttcatgcAATAGACTAATATCGTTGCTGGCAAGCAAAATATCATCAACGTACAATACCAGAAAAAAATACTTGCTCCCACAGAACTTATGGTATATACAATCATCCACTAAATTCATCTCAAAACCAAATGAGATAATCACTTGATGGaatttgaaataccattgtcGAGACGCTTGTTTGAACCCATAGATGGATTTTTTAAGTTTGCAAACCATATTTTTTGGATCTCCGGATACAAAGTTTTCTGGTTACACCATATAAATTGTCTCATCAATGTTACCATTGAGAAACGCTGCTTTTACATCCATCTGATGTAACTCAAGATCGAAATGTGCCACTAATGTCATGATAATTCTAAAAGAGTCATTTGAAAAGACTGGAGAGAAGGTTTCTTTATAGTCGATACCTTCCTTTTGTGTAAATCCCTTAGCTTCACGGCGAGTTTTGAATCTTTCCACATTACCTTTCGAATTTCTCTTGATTTTAAATATCCATTTACAGTCAATGGGTTCGCACCTTCTGGTAATGGGACAAGATCCCAGACATCATtgtccttcatggatttaatctcCTCTTTCATGGCATCGATCcacttttgagaatttgaaCTTTTCATAGCTTGATGGAAGTTGATTGGATCATCTTCCATCAATCTAGAGTCATCCTCATTTTCTTGGAGAAAAATAATGTAATCATCTGGCACTGCACTTCTTCTTTCTCTAGTGGATCTTCTTAATGGCACTGATCCTTGAAAAGAAAGAGTTTGTTTTTCTATAACAGTTTGCTCTTCGACATTGTCTTGATTTGTCATGTAATGATCAAGTTCAAGAATAGGGTCCTGAGTAAGAGCAATGACACCTGTGGGAATATTAATATATTCATCTTTAAAGACAATGTCCCTTACTGTATTTTCTCTCCCAAACTCGACATTCTCAAAGAACCAAGTATTTCttgtctcaaaaattgacttaGTTGTGGGatcataaaacttgtaaccTCTGGATCTTTCAGAgtatccaataaaataacaactaatcgTTCTTGAGTCCAGTTTCTTTTCAGTTGGCCTGTAAGGCCTTGCCTCAACTGGACACCCCCAAACATGCAGATGCTTTAAACTAGACTTTTTCCCTGTCCAAAGCTCGTAAGGGGTTTTGATAGTTGCTTTAGTTGGAACCCTATTAAGAATATATGCTGCAGTCTTAAGTGTTTCACCCCATAGTGACTTTGGTAAAGTAGAATGACATATCATACTTTTTACCATGTTTTTAAGCGTTCTATTTCGTCTTTCAGTTACACCATTCATAGTGGGTGAACCCGGTATAGTGTACTGTGGGACGATACCGCATTCCTCTAGGTATTTAGCAAATAGTTCTGGACGTTATTCACCCGAACCGTCATATCTGCCATAGTACTCACCATCATGATCAGATCtgatgcttttaattcttttgttgagttgattctcaacttcagccttaaaatttttgaacacaTCCAATGACTGTGATTTTTTAGAAATGAAATATATGTAGTCATATCTTGAAAAATCGTCTATGAACGTTATAAAATATTGTTGACTATTCCAAGCAGATGTAGGAAATGATCCACAAATATCTGTATGTATAAGTTCTAAGACGTTTAAGGACCTATTGGCTTCAAATCTccttttattggtttgtttcCCCTTTATACAGTTAATACAATCATTAAAATCTGTAAAATTTAAGGGGTCGAGAATTTCATTTGACACAAGCCTTTCCATTCTCCGTTTGGAGATATGTCACAATCTCTTGTGCCATAATGCAGCTGAATTCTCATTGGCTAATTTTCTTTTAACTCCTCTAGTACTCAAATGCAGAGATTCATTAAATGAGGCAATCgtatcaattaaatatagattatcgTAATGCATTAAAGAACCAGAaccaaccaattttgaatcatgaaacaattcaaattttccatttccaaatgaacaaaaataaccaaatttgtcaaaaatagaaatagaaattaaattccGTCGAAAAAACGGTACAACAAATGTCTCATTGAGATCCAAATAAAATCCAGTCTTtaacaataatctaaaaactccaaTTGCCTCAACTTGAACTGTTTTGCCATCGCCCAcgtagatatatctttcattatcatTAGACTTTCGACAATTCAGACAACTCTGCATAGACACACTGATGTGAGTTGTTGCACCAGAATCTAACCACCATGTGTGTCTAGGTACCGAAGTTAAATTAACCTCAGAACAAATCAAATTAAGAAGCATACCTTTCTTAGCACGTCAAGCGTGATAGTTGGTGCAATGCTTCTTTTGATGCCCTTCAGCTCCACAGAAGAAACAACTATTCTTTCCCTgatcatttgatttcttttgttgtttcttttgtgacGCTGTACCTGAAGCTcctttttcattctttcttttaagtcccttacttttattattaatgGTTGACATCAGATGGGTACTTTCTGTCTGCTCTTgtttcaatcttttcttttcctctacACAGTATGAGATGAGTTCATTTAGAGACCAAGTCTCCTTTTGACAGTTGCAGCTCACCTTAAACTAGCTAAACTGTGTAGgaagagatattaaaatcaaatgcacTAGTAACTCTTCAGAGAGTTTCAACTTAAGTGCATTTAATTTCGAAGTAAGATGAGACATCTCCATGATATACTCTCTGATATTGCCTTTACCACAATATTTCATCGAAACTAGGTGTGTCAAGAGCGTACTAACTTCAGCATTTTCGTTATTGACAAACCTTTTTTCAATGTCCTGAAGGAACTCTTTAGTGGTTACAATCGTTTCTGACATTGTTCCCCTGAATGCTTCTGGAATGGCCTTTTTAATGATCATCAGACACAAGCGATTTGATCTCTCCCACCTCTCattatttctcttttcatcAGAGGTACTCTGATCTGTAAGAGATGGGGGAGAATCGTTCCTTAACGCAAGGTCGAGATCCATTACTCCAAGTACTATCAAGAGATTTTCTTTCCAGGATTTGAAGTTTATGCCATTCAGCATAGGAATATTATTGATGTTGGAAGTAATATTTGTAAGATCATTCGCAACTGAACAGAAAACATAATATAATTAAAACAAGCTCACATAAATCAAAacaataataaattcaaataatagTAGCCCCATCCCAAGATACCGATATTCcattaatattttatctttgGACAAAATATTAACTTCTAAGTAATATCTTGGCGCAGTAATAAACACTGACAATAATAAcatgtcaaaaaataaattttcctttggGCCAATTTATAATTCACATGTAAAAGCCGAATAATTATCACATGTTTATTACCACAAGTGCACATGTAATTTCATTAAATATTGACCTTCCTTTGGGCTGAttaatattcataaaattactaGTACCCaactaattatattttaaaataaattaatttccataatagaggtcactttggtggcatattatttcaattaatttattccaaaatatatataatcataccaatatttaaatttaaaattatacaaattaaacaaaattttgatcaaagtcaACTTTAGTCAAATCTAATCAACCAATTAATTGGATCAAGACTTATTGGACCAAAGGTCCATATCTATAATTTGACCCAATTTGTTATTCAAGcccaaaattttcttgaaatccatAGGTACTTTATAAAACTATATATTTAATGGGCCACACATATAGATTTTATAGGGCGTAAATATCTTATTTAGCTTTATTAGGGTTCACTAAATCaaagaaaaccctaatatcCTTAACATAAAGATATGCATATTTATTCTTGTATAAGAAAACAAGCCAAAGAAAACAATTTAAGAGCCAAAAGGCCTTGACTTCATGAAAGCCGAAAACATAATTTTCACATTCAATCAATGAACaaaatttgaggaaaataataataataataatttcatgCAAATCTATATCATGACTTATGTAAGTACTTATAACATTGAATGTGCTTGAAGACTAGTCATTCATGCAGCGGAACCCACAGAACCAAAAGTAATGAAAACAATGAATGGGCACGTGACTTAACTCACACAATCAATAGAACAACCAATCATAATTCTTGAGCCATGTGTCAATTCCATTCATGTTTCAAACGAGTTAATTTCATGCGATATCAACAACCATGATGCCGAAACCAAAAACCGAAACATAAAGAAATCAATTGTGAATGAAAAGTCAACAATCAAAGCCGATCAGAAGCCAATCTTGTATCTGGACTTTATGTAGCAAGTACGATCAGGAGCATCTAAGCCAAAACATACGATTGAAGATTTGAACCatgtatcctttttttttttaaaagacaaATATGATAAGAAGCATGAAACCCAAAGCCGAATAATAAAGCCATAACAGTCATGGTTTCAACAAATATGCCGTTGGCCGATTCTTCACAACATCATACGTAATTAGTctttaaaaaaatactaaattcgaAATATTTTCTAATAACCAACCAtataggctctgataccacttattAGAGCGGTAATTTATATTAACCTTTGGTGAAAACCATAACCTATTAAACCCAAAATCTatatggcgattattaagaaataaattaacaagaAAAATAGTGGAAGCGTACCTGAATCCATATTGATAAATTTGACACTTGAATCCCTTAGGATTTTGGGGTGGCCTTCCAGGTCAACAGGTATTCACCGATCCTTTGAGAGAGGcctttagtttctctctggtatcttttCTGATGATGGGATATCAGGGAAGAGTTATATTGTAGTATTAGAAAATACGACAACTAAAACGACACCTGTGACTTGGGGAc
This portion of the Coffea arabica cultivar ET-39 chromosome 2e, Coffea Arabica ET-39 HiFi, whole genome shotgun sequence genome encodes:
- the LOC140036285 gene encoding uncharacterized protein, producing the protein MDSVANDLTNITSNINNIPMLNGINFKSWKENLLIVLGVMDLDLALRNDSPPSLTDQSTSDEKRNNERWERSNRLCLMIIKKAIPEAFRGTMSETIVTTKEFLQDIEKRFVNNENAEVSTLLTHLVSMKYCGKGNIREYIMEMSHLTSKLNALKLKLSEELLVHLILISLPTQFS